The Candidatus Zixiibacteriota bacterium nucleotide sequence AAAAAGCGTGGATAACTATATTGACGTGGGGAGTGGAAGAGGGCAGTACCGGTATGAAAATGGCGAATATATCCCTGACCCTGAAGGAAACTACATCCTGCAAAAGGAGACGCTGGACGAGTATGTTCCGGGAAAGCAGTTAGACAAAAGCTTCAGAGCTATCTTTTATCCGGGCAAGCTTTTCCCGAAATCAAGGCCCCTGAAGCAGTTCTATACCGACACTTTTGTCAGGTTTTCCAATCTCATCTCAGGTCCGGTTTCCTGGGCCGGCTTTATTCTGAATCCTTTTGACAAGGGCGGTGCTGACGGAACGCTTCTTAGAGATTTTTCTTTAAAGCAGGATTTTTACTTTTTTACCTCCTCGCCTTTTAACCTGAGGCTGAGATGGGCTTCTGATGACCGGGAAAATAACCTTCTGGTCTATGGAAAGGATCAGGATAAAAGAACCAGCCAGTCTGCTCTTTTACGTTACCGTTTATCCCCCAAAAACCTTCTGGAATCTGAGGTCACTAAAGAGAAAAGGGAAAGACAGAATACAGCCTTCAATTTGCTTTCAATCAACGGGAAAAGGGTGAGGGTAGATTTTACCAGAAGAGAGAAAAACTCCTTAGAGATGACTTTATCCAGCAAATTATTGAGGGAAGACGAGGAAGAATCCGGGCTTAAGGTAAACCTGTTTGAATTAACGCCAAAAGTCTCATTTTCTTTAATAGGACAGGGGAGACTGCACTCGGAAATAAGCTGGATTCGGGTCAAATTTTCGCCTGTCGATAAGGTATTACCCTGGGAGATGGCAGAGGGCAGAAAGCCGGGGGACAATTTTGTCTGGGCTTTAATTTTCGATTACAGACTGAGCCAGGCCCTTTCAGCCACGCTCAACTATTCGGGTTTAAAAGAGCCGATAAGAGGCACAAAACATTATGGAAAATTTGAAGTCAAAGCCTATTTCTAAAATGAAAATACATTTCGTTTTTATTACCCTGCTCGGGTGTTTGCTGCTGGCTTTCAATCAGGTGAATTCCACTGAATTGAAACAAAAGATAAAAGATATTAAAATTAGCGGGAATCAGTACTTTGATGCGAAAGCTGTTTACACCTGCATGAGGCTAAAGCCGAACAGTTATTATTCAGACGAGCTTCTGGAAAAAAGCACTGATGCGATTTTGAACTTATATGAGGAGAGCGGTTTTCCATTCTGCCAGATAGATCTGGAAGATTTCAATCACAGTCTAAGTTTACCTGACTCCACTAACTGGCTATCCTTCAAGCTGAGGATAACAGAAGGACCAAGGGTAAGGATCGGGCAGATTGAGTTTGACGGGAATAAAGCGACTAAAGAAAAAATCCTGAAAAGGATATTAGATATAGACAGTTCGGCTTATTTTTCTCAGAGGAAGCTTGAATCCGGCTTATCAGCTCTCAGGCGGGCATCCTTTATAAAAACGGTTAAAAGCGCCCAGCTTGTGCCAGAGCCTGATCCATCCTGGTCAGCTTTGAAAATAGAGCTGGAGGAAAAAAGACAAAACAGTTTCCTGGGCGTTTTAGGATATGTTCCCAGAGCCCAGAGCGGCACTGGATATTTCAGCGGGGCGTTAAATTTCGTTTTCGACAATATCTTCGGCACAGGGAGAAAAGGGGAGATAAGCTGGACCAAGAAGGATCCTTATTCTTTTGACCTTTTCTTTTCCTTCAGGGAGCCGTACCTTTTGAACCTGCCGTTATCCGTACAGTTGGATTTGAGACAGATAGACTATGATTCCAGCTATCTTAAGTTAGACTTAAACACGCGCTTCAATTATTCTGCTTCAGAGAAAATCCTGCTTGGATTTTCCACTGGATGGGAGAAGGTGACAGCAGATGAGAGGCTGAAGAGCATTTTACCATCCAGCCGGAAATACAAATTCGGGATGAAATTCAGCCTGGATTTATTGGATGCTCCCAATAACCCAAGAAAAGGAATTTATGACCAGGCTGAGATAATCTACGGCAGGAAAAATTACTATTTCACACAGGATTTGAATCCGGATCGAGGGTCATCCAATGAGGCAAGGATTTTGCTGGATTTAGATAGTTTTCTTCCGGTTTACAAAGAGCAGGTAGTGGCATTGGGTCTGCATCTGCGGGATATCCAAAGCTCCGAGAAAAAAATTCCGATCTCGGATCAGTTCTCTTTGGGAGGCTTAAATTCGCTTCGGGGTTACAGGGAACAAGAGTTTTCCGGGGATAAGCTTTTCTGGTCAAACTTAGAATACAGGCTGATATTGAGTCCGGAATCAAGGGCTTATCTTTTCTGGGATTTCGGTTACTTCAGCCGCATAGTCGAAAACCCTGCTACCGGTTCCGTGACCAAGCTCTCAGGCAGCAGGTCTGGATTCGGTTTAGGACTGAAAGTCGATACAAAGTTGGGAGCCTACGAAGTCGATTACGCACTTGGAGAAAAGGACAGTTTCTCACAGGGGAAAATCCACTTCGGGATTTCCAACCGGTTTTAAAAGATGAGATTTAAGCCGTATTTCAAACTGACCCGTTTTCAAAATAACCTGATTACTTTTATCTCAGTGCTAATGGGAGGGTTCATAGGCGGAGTATCCTCCTGGGGGAAGCT carries:
- a CDS encoding BamA/TamA family outer membrane protein, giving the protein MENLKSKPISKMKIHFVFITLLGCLLLAFNQVNSTELKQKIKDIKISGNQYFDAKAVYTCMRLKPNSYYSDELLEKSTDAILNLYEESGFPFCQIDLEDFNHSLSLPDSTNWLSFKLRITEGPRVRIGQIEFDGNKATKEKILKRILDIDSSAYFSQRKLESGLSALRRASFIKTVKSAQLVPEPDPSWSALKIELEEKRQNSFLGVLGYVPRAQSGTGYFSGALNFVFDNIFGTGRKGEISWTKKDPYSFDLFFSFREPYLLNLPLSVQLDLRQIDYDSSYLKLDLNTRFNYSASEKILLGFSTGWEKVTADERLKSILPSSRKYKFGMKFSLDLLDAPNNPRKGIYDQAEIIYGRKNYYFTQDLNPDRGSSNEARILLDLDSFLPVYKEQVVALGLHLRDIQSSEKKIPISDQFSLGGLNSLRGYREQEFSGDKLFWSNLEYRLILSPESRAYLFWDFGYFSRIVENPATGSVTKLSGSRSGFGLGLKVDTKLGAYEVDYALGEKDSFSQGKIHFGISNRF